The window CTATAAATGTTTTGATATATCTAAAAACAAAATCGTTATTTATCACGTCGTGTTTGACGAATCTGTTTTTCCGTTTTCCACAAACCCGTCAGCTCCTCCTAACAAGTCCGCGGCTACTGAGGCAGCCGACCCTTTTCTTCCACATTTCCCAAATCTGGCAACCTCTCGGTCGCCCCCTGTATCTCTTTCGCCTCCTTCGCCCATCTCATCAAAATCTCATGTGTCTGCGTCGTCCAAGTCGTCGTCTGCCTCGTCGAAATCCCCTGTGTCCGCCTCGTCAAAATGTCCTGTGTCCGTGTCATCCCGTCCATCTTCAGCAGCCCTCCCACCTTCCCCATCTTCCTCGCCACTCATTTCTTCACCATCTCTGTCGATTTCCAATTCACGCCCTCCCCATAGCCCCTGTTCCGCAAACCGACAGCCGACCCCCTGTTCAACTTCTACGAACAGCCCCGCCTCATCCACAATAAATCAAACAACCCTGCTGTTGCGTCTCCTCCAGCAGCAACGCCAAATCCAAATACTCACTCTATGACTACACGTGCTCAACATGGAATTCATAAACCTCGTCGTATGTTAAACCTGTCAGCTTCTGCAACACCTCTTCTATCTCCAATCCCCAAAACACCAGCCCTTGCTTTACATGATCCAAATTGGGCACAAGCCATGACTGGTGAGTTTGAggctcttattgaaaataataCGTGGGTACTCGTACCCCGTCCACAAAATGCTAAtgttattcgtagttggtggattttcaggcacaaaaccAAGTCAGACGAGTCCTTTGAAAGGTACAAGGCAAGATTAGTGGGCAATGGATCAGGACAATTGGCTGGCGTCGATTGTGGTGAGACGTTCAGTCTTGTAGTTAAGCCAGCAACTATTCGAGCCGTTCTCAGCATTGCTTTATCCAAAAAGTGGAATCTTCGTCAATTGGACGTCAAAAACGCCTTTTTACATGGCGACTTAAGTGAAACAATATACATGCACCAGCCATTGGGTTTTCGAGACCCTAAATACCCCGACCACGTCTGTTTGCTTAAGAAATCACTGTATGGATGCAAGCAAGCCCCACGGGCCTGGTACCAGCGATTCGCTACTTTTGTCATCACCATGGGTTTTACCAACAGTGTATCTGATCACTCACTTTTTGTCTACCAACACGGCACAGACACAGCTTATATTCTattgtatgttgatgacattgttTTAGTTACTTCTTCTGACAGGCTTCAGGATTCCATACTATCCGAATTGAGCTCAGAATTTGCTATGAAAGACTTGGGACCACTGCACTATTTCTTGGGGATCTCAGTAACTCATTCACCTGGTTCCTTGTTCCTATCTCAACAAAATACGCTTCAGAAATCATAGAAAAAGCCGGCCTTGGCTCTTGTAATCCAGCCGTCACTCCTTTTGATACCAAACAAAAGCTCAGCATATCTTCTGGCTCTTCCTATCATGATCCAACAGAATATAGACAGCTGACCGGTGCCCTTCAATATCTAACTCTCACAAGACCAGACATTTCATACGCAGTGCAACAAGTCTGTTTATTCATGCACGACCCAAAGACTTCTCACATGGCAGCCCTCAAACGAATTCTTCGGTACATTCACGGCACCCTAGATCATGGACTCACATTAATTGCATCATCTCCGAGTCAATTAACCTCCTACACAAATGCGGATTGGGCGAGCTGCCCGGACACTCGTCGTTCAACATCAGGGTACTGTGTGTTTCTTAGAGATAGTCTTATTTCATGGTCAGCCAAACGACAGCCAACTTTGTCTCGATCAAGTGTCGAAGCTGAGTATCGCAGAGTCGCGAACGTAGTATCCGAAACATGCTGGATCCGGAATCTCCTTCTTGAGCTTGGGTGTCCAATTCAGAAATCAACCGTAGTCTATTGTGATAATGTCAGCGCAGTTTACCTCACAGGAAATCCAGTTCAACACCACCGTACCAAACATGTGGAGATGGATATTCATTTTGTTCGGGAGAGAGTCGCCAAAGGCGAAGTACGCGTTCTTCATGTCCCTTCTCGGTATCAGATCGTTGACATCTTCACCAAGGGACTGCCCTCACCTCTGTTTGAGGATTTCCGAAATAGTCTCGATGTTCAACCTCCGAACctttcgactacgggggtgtattagagaTTATCtcatttatttgtaaattacatATTATCTGTATCTAGTTCCCTATCTCCAGCCTAGAATATAGGAATAGACATTCACTACAACGTGAACTGTATTCTGTATATAAAGATAATTACTTATCAATAACAGTCACTGAACAATTTAATCTGTTACAAGcaccttgtttatttatttacgaattTTGCTTGTGGGCTTGTTTATGTATACAATTAAAgtgttatttgcgagcaaactccataaatataattaacgatttactctcaaacaattcatggttagataattttcttaatgaaataagttcaaagaggattttggacTCGAAACAAACTCGAAATTCGGCTCGAACtcatttattttctaatgagctgAACTGAGCCGAGCCGAGTTTGAGCAAGACAAAGCTCTACTCGGATTCGAGCTAATTTTATAGCGAACCAACCTTGAACAGATCAAAGTTTGGCTCGATTATAACCCTAGATAAATCTACTCACTTTCAACGTTAGAGCAAACccgataaaattttataataaacACATTACCTATCAATAAaactaagggggcgtttggttcacaaggggtaagggaaaatgaatcaagaaagggaaactaaaggaaaggaaatgaataacCATTAATTTCCCTATGTgcttggatatgtttaggaaagagAATGTGGTAAAGGGAATCTAATTCTCTAGAGGGCATGTGGTAAtagcttaacctaaagtggggtaatAGCTTAATCTAAAGTGGGTAAAgggaatgaatttttttttataaacaaacaagaacaaagggatGAAACCCTCACATTCCCATTCCTATAGaccccaaaccaaacgccccctaaattTTTACCAGTTACGTTCGGTAAACACGATAAAGATTCATTGTAATAAAGACTAAATTTTAACTAGATGAAGAATCCAAATTCAAATCTAATAATAAGCATAGATGTCCTTCCAACTCAAGCCAGAGTCAACATTGGCAACTAAATTtaagtataataaaaaaaatagtcctGCTTGATGTTTTTCCCAAAATAAaactggaaaaaaaaaacaattttcaaggtttttttttcttttaaacaaaaaattataGTACAAGATTATGATCCCATCTATTATTCTATTCGACTAAAAAATTTGTTCACAATTCCTAAAACACTCTCAACTTTTCCTTCATTTTACAATCTGAcccctaattaatccaaaaattaCACTCACTTCAATTACTTTTCTCTAACCCCAACTTACAAATCTCGTCCGCCGGCGGACTATCCCACCTGAAAGTCCGCCATCTCATTTCATTGAAATCAGCAACACACTCCTTCATCTTCAAATCCCTAATCCGCTTCCTCACGGCGGCGCGTTTCTTCCCGGCGACTCTGTCAAAAATCTTCTCCCAACCTTCTTCCCATTCATCTTGAGCATTACAGAGATCAAGCGATCCATTTTCCCAATCAGTCCAACTCCATCCCTTATCAAGAACTGACATCGTCTCTCTCACGCACTTCCCTTCGCAGATCGGAGTACACGGCCGGCACTTGGCTCCGCTCAACGGCCCTGGACTCGACAGCGCCGCCACGGGAACGCCGTACTGTCCCGGAGGAAAAACGTATCTGCGATCGGAAACGATGCAGAAAGGGAGGCGTCTGGCTTTGTAGTATATACCGTGGCTGGTGAGTTGAGCTCTGAAGGAAGTTTCGGAGTTGAGATTCCGGTAGCCGATGGAATCAAGTTTGGGGATTAGAGAGAGACGGGAGAGAGCGACGACTGTGGAGTTGTAATCGCCGATTCCGAGACGGTCGTTGAGGCCGCCGTAGTTGGATCCGGGTGGGATTAAGTAATGACCCGGGATGAAATTTGAAGGGTGAAGTGGAGCATTCCAGTATCCATCAACTCGGGTTCGGATTATCCAATCGTAGATGAACTGGTTTTGCTTTTGGTGTTCTTGGATTAGTGTTAAACATCCTTCAACCAGGTTGAAATATTGCAGTAGTCCCTGCAAAATTCAAATAATTCCTCAATGTTTTGAATCAAAATCATGATTTTTGGAGGAATTTTCTTAGAATAAGCATTATTTTGAGAATATCATCTAAAGATTCTATTGTAATGTCATTTTTAAATAGGTTAGGAGTGTTAGAAAACTTTTTAAAACACCAGTTTCAAATGTAAAAACCGATAATCTGGATCATCGGATTAGTTCATCggattcaatatatatatcaaatgtTAAATCTGATACCTAATAACGATATAACGTATTAGGTATCAATGATTTTTGGAGAATTTTGAAGagattatataaacttaaaGTTTAGTTAAAAACAAATTCTATTCTAATGTCATTTTTAGTCGTGTCGAAATATACAAAATCAGTATTTAAAACTATCGGTTCGTCTGGCACTAAGTATTCTAATGTCAGTAACCGATTTCTTTACATTTTATATCGGTGAACGGCGGTTTTCTATTTTGAGAAGGTTATTTCTTTACATTTCACCCCGGTGAGCAATGGTTTTCTATTTTGATAACTAAATGATTTTTTGAAGGTGTTTGAAGGGATTATGAGGATGTTTGgcttacctactgtttgctgttggaaaatactgttttttcaaaaagcaaagattttctgtttttgtaaaaagctactgAAAAGTGTAAAACGCAAACAGAAGATCTCTAATCAAACACTTGAAACTCTCTCTCTTTTTAAATGAAAAGTCAAACAAGAACATGAAACGTAGCCACCAAACACTCTCAAACTTAAtgttcaaataataataaaaaaatctattCTAATGTTATTTTTAACCGGGTCGAAACACACAAAATCAGTATTTAAAACATCGGGTTATATATCTAAAAAAACCAATAAAATCATTTCATTCAATATATGTCAAATCTGATTACTAGCATAGATGTCAATATTTTTTGGACATTTAAGGTcgcgtttgttttacctactttTGTTTTTACCGGAAAAAAAAAGAgttgtttttctaaaaaagcAAATATTTCCGGCTTTTGTAAAAAACTAATTTTCAAGTGTAAAATACAAACAGAAAAATactaatcaaacacctaaaactcttccTTATGAAGTGAAAAGTTAAacattcaatttattttttattttatttttttcattttttcatgaGCACCAACTCAGGGTCACCCTTAACAAGATGATTCAGTAACCAACCAAATACCCACTCACCCTCAACAAGATGATTCAGTAACCGATTTATTTACATTTCACACCAGTGAATAACTGTTTCCTATTGCATTTCATACCGGTGAACAACTGTTTTTTACTTTAATAACCAAATTAAGaacttaaaattaatattttaagtaTTTATTCCCCTAATTTGATAACCAAATTaagaatttaaaattaatattcgaACTCTTTATTACAGTAGTTTTTTAACAGTATTACAGTAGTTTCTAACTTATTGAATAACAAGccaaaaaattttatataagTAAAATGTTTTTTATCTAGTAATCCATTAATATTTAAATTCACTAACTATTGATATATAAAGTACCTTTACCATTTATGATattcaaaatttatttaaaaaatatattcaaaccCTTGAAAATCAAAAAGCATCGATTCAATAAGCATTATTTTGACAGAAAAAATTGCATCTCATTTTTTAATAGATTACGGATTAAAGAGCTCAATCAATCAAACAAAGAGTAAAATGAAAGAAATTCCTGAAATTCAAGTTTTGAGTTACTGTTTGGATCGAAATTCCTAATTCTAGAATAACTTTTCAACTTCCTTGATTTCAAAACTGACAAATCAAATGAATCAGAAATCCAATTCGGAAGTGCACAAAAACAACAGCCAAATCACTAAAACAATAACTAACTTAATCGATTTGTCCATAAGCCAAAAACTAACAAGAACAGCCAAAATCAACAATCCAATAAGAACAAAAAGAACTGCAATGGAGAGATTAAAGAACCTGGATTCCATTAGGAGAGCCGGCGGAGGTGAGAACACGGACTTCAGCTTCAGTTTCGTTGATATTTCTAGGTTTGAAGATACGAATTGCGGCGATTCTAGGGGCGATCTTCAACAGTGAGAATTTGAATGAATTTTTATCCAAAGGACTATGCAGAAACAGGTCAGCGTTTGGATAAACCTTTAGAACACTCTCCACAATCGACGGTCCAGTAAGCTCGAATCTCCTAGCTCCACCAACTAAACACACAGCGATCTTCCTGCCGTCTAATTCGTACACCGGCGGAGGACTAGAAGAATCGGCGGTAGTCCAATTGAAGAAAAACGATGCGACAGGGGCAAAAGCGGTGGGGAAAGTAGAAATAGGAATAGAAGAAACACAGATATAAACGAGGAGAAAGAAAGCAGGAAGAATTAACAAGAGAAATCTCCAATCAAGATCGGAGAAGCGTCTGATAACAGTCATGGAGGATTCTTGTGAACTATTGTTCTTCAGAATCTGGTCAACGCCGTTGTATTGAAGTCCGATTTCAACGATGCCGGTGGCCGGAGGTGAATTCTATCCATGAAGTGGAAGAGAAATTGGTGGAGGAAATGAAATTGGGGGTTTTAGGTTAAGAAGAAGATGAGAAAGCTTTTTGGCGTGATTTTGAGATTTTAATTTCAGATTTGAAAATATTTGCTTTATTATGAAGTTAGCATAAATGTATACTATCCCTATACCTGGTCGGTTCTTGGATTTGcttattactattattttttttaaatcacactgaaaatataaatttaatttcggaatatgatataaaaaaaggcaaaaagcattattAGGCTCCGATCTTTCactttttggttcattaagcccttgattttttatttggatacattaagcccctgatcatttagttttggtctcattaagcccttgatgaccaaaaaaattaattttgaacataCAATTCGGTTAACAGACTATTATTCATTGCATTTGTattcaaaatttgtatttttttcactgtttgaaagcagttttggatgtgtaatgtggctataggaaaactgtaaaaaccttaattcaaactgtaaaaaataatttttttagtaatttcaaatacagatgaagttaataacgtatttttaacagaattaaatgtttataacttactaatttggtcataaaGGGTTTAATGagactaaa of the Euphorbia lathyris chromosome 7, ddEupLath1.1, whole genome shotgun sequence genome contains:
- the LOC136235835 gene encoding uncharacterized protein, translated to MTVIRRFSDLDWRFLLLILPAFFLLVYICVSSIPISTFPTAFAPVASFFFNWTTADSSSPPPVYELDGRKIAVCLVGGARRFELTGPSIVESVLKVYPNADLFLHSPLDKNSFKFSLLKIAPRIAAIRIFKPRNINETEAEVRVLTSAGSPNGIQGLLQYFNLVEGCLTLIQEHQKQNQFIYDWIIRTRVDGYWNAPLHPSNFIPGHYLIPPGSNYGGLNDRLGIGDYNSTVVALSRLSLIPKLDSIGYRNLNSETSFRAQLTSHGIYYKARRLPFCIVSDRRYVFPPGQYGVPVAALSSPGPLSGAKCRPCTPICEGKCVRETMSVLDKGWSWTDWENGSLDLCNAQDEWEEGWEKIFDRVAGKKRAAVRKRIRDLKMKECVADFNEMRWRTFRWDSPPADEICKLGLEKSN